GAATTCAGTTTTGGTGGGAAATTCCTGAGAATGAAGTAAATGGCTCCAATTTTGTGGATACCTTGCTTGGAGCCCAGGGGATTCGCAGATTCAAATTCATCaaaaaaacaattgtatttgAAGAGCATTTGGTTGTTTACTGAACAGTGGATGGTTTTTATAATAACTTCCGTCACAAAAATCCTTATAGACACCGTTACTTTTACTTGGATTTGACATATGTTCATATATCTCAGAATTCCTAAAAATAAACTGCAAGGTATCCAACAAGGGAACGTAAATTAATTTGTCAGTTACAGGGATTTGATCATATGTCCGTGTCACCCGATTCAATCTACTANAAAAAGTCCAAGTACCCCACTGAAGAGAATACTCCACACCCTAATGGTGAcgtcacatctaaaacatttcaaacttaCTCAAACTGCAGCTAAAACTCTAACTCTACATGAACATCTTTTACACTCAAACTTCTTTTAATAAGTGATTATGGCAACACTGTTTAAAGTTGTTTAAGCATATTGATATTTCGTATATCAAGAGACCACATATTAACAGACATAAACTACATTACAGTGATGTGTATTTCATATTGTGATGTGCTCATTTGCACATCAATACTTATCGAAAAAATGACAGGTCAcatgttacacagacattaaaaagtGTCTTTAACTTGcgtatggttttaatatatgtaacgttaagtctacttcgaagacgcgtgtgtgcgtggaaCGCACCTTTATGctatacatattaaaacactgcattttcacagcaaaatcacaaatataCTTTACTATGTAGCATCTTACAGGTTAACTTTACGCTACAGCACTTTAACAAATGCGACTGCAATGCAAAGAAACGCGTTGTTGGCTAGTAATACTCACTTTTGAAAACACCTGAATCGCAGTTCTCCGCTATGCTCCTGTATGAATTTATCCTGTGCCGTGTCGCTGGGTGCTTCATAATGTGGGcgtaactacactgtaaaaattgaacagttggatcaacttaaaaaaatgagtacaaatggtaaaacctaaaaatgttaaGTTGGACCAATTTAAATTTCtcaggtaaaaaaaaatgtaaaaaattatgagttggatcaactttaaaaaaaaaattccaaaatggtaaaacctaaaaatgtaaagttggttcaatttaaatttcacagctgacaaaagtgtaaaaaatgatcagttggatcaacttaaaaaattacttcAATTGGTAACACTTAGAAAAATTTATCTTACGAAAATTTACGAAACGAAATTTATCTTATCTAcgaaaagtcaccatcatggtgatcagtgtttccttgagttgggctcttgacccttgacttttatttataaatttgtttgccgctgtgtttttaaagtactttaaaaacacacagatttaAAAGTGTATTTGTTATGGCAATGCAAGTGAGGATTTTATTGACTAATGTTGGTTGTTAAAATGTACATCATTCAGTAgtttgattcactgatctcATCTAGATCGCATGCTGTGCTGCTGAAAGAACACTACAGTGGAAATGGATTTGCTTGCATTTTGAcgtataaatgataaaatgattcgtgaaaacagtatgcaaatttAATCTTAAATTTCTGAAGACTTTAGattcacacagacatcaagaatcagtgtatgaatctcaaccaTGGTGACAATCAATAAacgaaagcttcatgctgcaatgcatgctgggtaacatcaaagtacaaaactcattcatgattcccagcatgcatttcagttgatctgtttatctgaattagtctgttgattgtcaccattgttaagattcatacaccgattcctgatgtctgtgtgcatcttaactcctttaaaatgtattttcgaTTACATTTGCGTCCAGTTTTCACgaatcattttaaacatcaaAATGCATAATTCCCTTCACCTATAATGTTCTTTTAGCAACACAGCATGCAATCTAGATGAGATCAGTGAAACAAACTACAGGATGATGGATGTTTTAACAACCAACACCAATCAATAAAATTCTCATTTGCATAAcaatacactttaaaaacacactgaTTTTAAAGTAACAAATGAGCTCTAAACACAGTGGCAAACAAATTTGATTATGGAAGTCAggggtcaagagctcaactcaaggaaacactgatcaccatgatggtgacttttcgTAGATAAGGAAATTTAAGTTGGACCAACTTAATTTTTCTAAGTGTTACCAATTGAAGTAATtctttaagttgatccaactgatcattttttacacttttgtcagctgtgaaatttaaattgaaccaactttacatttttaggttttaccatTTGGAATATTCACGTCGTGATGTGctgagttagctagctagctaacattagcgtactcttaccttggagcaaacataggtgtttttgttaatcctgtcgacatttagttgtgaatgagGCCTTCCACACTGCTTGATCCACGTCCGGCATTTCTCCCCTTGGGTTTTAGTTTCGGGAAGGGAAAAAATTCCACCACCCCGTCCAAACTTTTAGGATACCGGGTATCAGATTTACACAGTCTATACGCACAACGCTTCGGCATGTtcgaaagcttgacagacctccGGCGCCTAGTTACGGTTGCTAAACCACGATTGGCCTGTGGCGGTTTTCGGGCGTGGTTTAGTGAAGGGTCAATTGGGGCCAATTTTTtagtgaactgtctctttaaggtcATAATAAAAGTCATGTAGAAAGGCAGTATAAACAACCTCAAAAATctccaaaaaaaagaaaaaataatttgttctgTTCTGCAGGGGATGTAATCACACACAATACTGAAGCAACTACTACTAACAAGGAACAGCTTCACTCTCGTCAAGAGGTATGACCCTTTTTAGTCAAACTCCTTCATTCCACCTGGAGCACCAAACCTCTCAATATATCCATTGTGTGCGAAGAAAACTTTGAATCtagtttgaaatatttttacagagaaTCAAAGACAGGAATTAACTGTGAGCTAGATTACAGTGCACACCACCACTTTAACCCAAAATCAGATCATTCTCTATGAATCCCAGCCAGCAGCTACGTCTTtctaattgttgttgttttgacaaTGTCTTGTACTGACAAAGCCCAAATGCTTCCCTCTTAAATAAATATTCCACTTGTACTGATTGTAACATTTGCTtctttattgaaaatgtaagGATAACGTTAAGTGGTTTTTTAGCACTCAATGTTTTCCTTCCcaaaatgtttaacattgtgCAAAGCAATGGCAGAAATTAAATAACTTTACAGTCCAAAGTAATTAAAGTAATTTTCTTTAGGGTTTTTACCATAACTTCAACTTCTGTAGCCAGAAAGTCTTGATGGTCAATGAACCATGTGTGGTGATGTTTTCTGTAGGTGTTTATGGCCAATAAACATGCAGTGCAACCTAATGCCAAGAGAGGGAAGAATCGTTTAAGATCACACAATAAGACTGTAAAGACACAGGCAAGTATTTTTTCCTTCTCTGTGTAGTATTTGCTAATAGTACATGCTAATATTATGAGCCCAAACCCTCTGAGGATTTTGTGACAATCACAAACAAATTTTTGAGGTCCTCTTTACTATAGATGTGTACAAAGACTAATGCTGAGGAGGTAGAGGAGAAAGATGATGAGCAGGAGGAAGATGTGGGGTTTCTGGAGGAGGAAGGCAATTATTTAGGCTTTGACAATGAAATCAGTGATAAGGCACAGGTGAGTCTACATCTTTGACTAACTAGACAATTAaaccaacatttttaaatagggCTTTGCAATattgaacaaaaatgtaaaatacgaTAAGTTGCTAAATAATGCGAATAGGATAATGCTTTAAAGCATAAgtacaatgtgtaatttttttgaaggatctattgacagaaatgcaatataatatactgtacataacagtGTCttcaggtgtataaagaccttacataatgaagtgttatgttttaattacgttagaatgagccatttctcTTTACATACACCgtaggtccccttacatggaatttgccatgctgtttctacagtactgctctacagagcaccattcataaataagttatctccttcagcaaagaagcagaaGTGCAACAACATCTTAGGCCAGCGTGGGCGTTCAGAGAACGTCGGGGGGGCGATGGAAGCAAGATTTTTGAAAGGGGGGCGTTCAGGTGTTCTTTGCGGGCGTTCGCAAGTTTGCACCAAATAtcctagtctcagcctcagacgtcacacccacagaccgttggctaaacatctgatgcataaggcacacttttctggaaacacttcagcacgttcgaagtcgtcttctgattggttgaatttcacaggatttccgggagacatgcgtgtcgcgttctttaacggtccgcctggaaacaacaaagccttctgatctaagaagtaagctgtcgtgtttacaacggttgctataagaattcatcacgatcgacttaACGctcaattcttaaaagtatgcaaggttcatggcataaacttataatcattgttgtttctgttaacttttgacacgttcgtgaatgtacatcggtctgttactgcggagacatttccacgcctctaaacatgacgcgacacaaaacgaaacgtgattggttgctttacctgtcagtcattggccaaagaaagcggcgataagtTCCCGCGAAACTACAAAtatccagaggtgggtagagtagccaaaatctttactcaagtgaaagtacaagtaactagagaaattgttactcaagtaaaagtaaaagtcactattttaaaatttacttgagtaaaagtaaaaaagtatgcaatgaaaaaactactcaagtagctagttacttagttactttgtatctgattatataggcctactacataaaattaatattaacgccaatattttaatattacattttaatcaatatttttaattatcataagcagatatctttgcaatatactagagagactaaagaatagacaaacacagaagagacaagcatttctgtaaatttcatctagtcctgatgtcaatgtagtttacacaacttatttagaataatagaccatgtcaaactaaagcatgaactaaactcagagcatttcctaagatgatctagaacatctgcagtgctctcttaaatgaaatacacatttttgaacaaagctcatgttttctcgtgttgtgtcacgtgtgtgttgtgaaacgctcttacttgt
Above is a window of Triplophysa rosa unplaced genomic scaffold, Trosa_1v2 scaffold358_ERROPOS64066, whole genome shotgun sequence DNA encoding:
- the LOC130550544 gene encoding uncharacterized protein LOC130550544, with the protein product MTRSTVIVEANERPRGGQREASWWPTRGLVVANERPRGATVACLTPDQKVACSNHVGVTGDVITHNTEATTTNKEQLHSRQEVFMANKHAVQPNAKRGKNRLRSHNKTVKTQMCTKTNAEEVEEKDDEQEEDVGFLEEEGNYLGFDNEISDKAQVPLHGICHAVSTVLLYRAPFINKLSPSAKKQKCNNILGQRGRSENVGGAMEARFLKGGRSGVLCGRSQVCTKYPSLSLRRHTHRPLAKHLMHKAHFSGNTSARSKSSSDWLNFTGFPGDMRVAFFNGPPGNNKAF